Sequence from the Bacillus thuringiensis genome:
TAAATAGGCGATAAGTATAGGGCTAAAACAATACTCGTCCAAACGTTATGCATCCCTCTTACATAATATATAGTAATAAGCATGAAAGGGGAACTAGTATGTCTTGCTATTACTACTGTAAGTATTGTAAAGAGTATAAAAAGAAACAGCATAACTGTTGTAAGAACGATAGTAAATGTAATGACAAAAAGGATAGTCTTGTTAGAGCATCAGCATTTAGAGCTAGAAATACGGTGAATCAACCTGTTCCTGCTAATACTTTTGTAAAAGTATTGTTCCAAAATGAACAATTTGATTTAGCAAATGAGTATAATCCAGCAACGTCTATTTTTATTCCGAAGACTAAAGGAGTATACTCTGTTATTGGAACGATTGGTTTTTTTCCAAACGATCCTAGCTTAAATTATAGAGCTCGTGTAGAAATTCGTGTGAATGGAAACGCAGCAATAGCTATAGATAATGACTTTTTTGGTCCAATCGGTTTTGG
This genomic interval carries:
- a CDS encoding C1q-like domain-containing protein — protein: MSCYYYCKYCKEYKKKQHNCCKNDSKCNDKKDSLVRASAFRARNTVNQPVPANTFVKVLFQNEQFDLANEYNPATSIFIPKTKGVYSVIGTIGFFPNDPSLNYRARVEIRVNGNAAIAIDNDFFGPIGFGNVVSVSTIIQLHEGDQVEVYAQSSIDGVLSPSEDGSHFEAARFPSPIK